A DNA window from Porphyromonas gingivalis ATCC 33277 contains the following coding sequences:
- the efp gene encoding elongation factor P: MATTADFRNGMCLEIEGQYYFIVEFLHVKPGKGPAFVRTKLKNVATGRILDKTWNSGVKVEEVRIERRPYQYLYQDEMGYNFMHPETFEQITIPGASIDGVQFLKDGDMVEAMVHATSETVLTCELPPHVKLRVTYTEPGLKGDTATNTLKPATVETGAEVRVPLFIQEGELIEVDTRDGSYIGRVKE; the protein is encoded by the coding sequence ATGGCTACAACGGCAGACTTTCGCAACGGCATGTGTCTCGAAATTGAGGGACAGTACTACTTCATCGTCGAATTCCTTCACGTCAAGCCCGGCAAAGGCCCGGCTTTCGTCCGCACCAAACTCAAGAACGTGGCTACAGGACGTATCCTCGATAAGACCTGGAACAGCGGCGTCAAGGTCGAAGAGGTCAGAATAGAACGACGTCCCTATCAGTACCTCTATCAGGACGAGATGGGATACAACTTCATGCACCCCGAAACGTTCGAGCAGATCACCATACCGGGTGCAAGCATCGACGGCGTCCAGTTCCTCAAAGACGGCGATATGGTAGAAGCCATGGTACATGCCACCAGCGAAACGGTGCTCACCTGCGAATTGCCTCCGCACGTTAAGCTGCGTGTGACCTACACCGAGCCGGGACTCAAGGGCGACACCGCCACCAACACCTTGAAGCCGGCGACTGTGGAGACGGGAGCTGAAGTACGCGTACCACTCTTCATTCAGGAGGGAGAACTCATCGAAGTGGATACTCGAGACGGTTCCTACATCGGTAGAGTAAAGGAATAA
- a CDS encoding HU family DNA-binding protein: MLFFKRRQSCIAHKATGKKLWYPQTVINGSTASTLHIAEQISELSGASPGDVFGILRDLGIVMRRELASGKKIKLDGIGCFRLIAQAKGSGVEKKEDVKASQFNSVRVNFRAECRYNTVTRERDCTLIAPDLKFAEYGKPLPAGASSNAGDSNSQTGGGNQGSGGGGL; the protein is encoded by the coding sequence ATGTTATTCTTCAAAAGAAGACAATCCTGTATTGCCCACAAGGCAACAGGCAAGAAGCTGTGGTATCCGCAGACAGTCATCAACGGCAGCACTGCCTCCACCCTGCACATCGCAGAACAAATCTCAGAACTTTCGGGAGCCAGCCCGGGCGATGTATTCGGTATCCTGCGCGATTTGGGCATCGTCATGCGCAGGGAATTGGCTTCGGGCAAGAAGATCAAGCTCGACGGCATCGGTTGTTTCCGTCTCATTGCACAGGCCAAAGGATCGGGAGTGGAGAAGAAAGAGGATGTGAAAGCCTCCCAGTTCAACTCCGTTCGGGTCAATTTCAGGGCAGAGTGTCGTTACAATACGGTCACTCGCGAACGGGATTGTACGCTGATCGCTCCGGATCTCAAGTTCGCCGAGTACGGCAAGCCGCTTCCGGCAGGTGCTTCATCCAATGCAGGCGATAGCAATTCTCAAACCGGTGGTGGCAATCAGGGATCAGGAGGAGGAGGGCTCTAA
- a CDS encoding putative transporter, whose amino-acid sequence MDAIVLWLREVFLEPSVTQTIIILSLVCALGLQLGKLRIGTISLGITFVFFVGILASHFGVTTDPVMLTFAQNFGLVIFVYALGLQVGPSFFPSLKKGGIAQNLISLGLVLLTFLLCILLYYILGISMPNLMGIVAGATTNTPALGAAQTTLHQINPDATAEMAEMALACAVTYPLGVVGVIIALAMLKVMMPKVEERDDSEAPKAFFSEYEICNPALDGKSVREVALLLKRPFVITRVWHNGKVEIPTSDMILYFGDHILAVSGEEDTSQLEILFGKREMKDWNCPDIDWNSVDKQLVSRRLVITRPKLNGVRLGMLKIRNLYGVNISRVDRAGVELLPDRDLRLQLGDRLTVVGEGKAVERVAEILGDEVKQLDNPHLTTLFGGLVLGCVFGMIPFYLPGVSMPIKLGLAGGPIIIGILMGAFGPRFHLTTYVTNSANLLLRQFGIILYLGGLGLASGANFFDTIIHGDGLLWVGTGFLITMLPTLLVGWASIKLLRNRYDGTAGMICGSTANPMALDYVNSQLKGDGASVVYATVYPLSMFVRIIFAQIMILIFA is encoded by the coding sequence ATGGACGCAATAGTTCTTTGGCTCCGCGAAGTTTTCCTCGAGCCGTCGGTTACGCAGACGATCATTATCCTCAGTCTCGTATGCGCTTTGGGCTTGCAGTTGGGCAAGCTTCGTATCGGCACTATCTCGCTTGGCATCACTTTCGTCTTTTTTGTCGGGATTTTGGCTTCTCATTTCGGGGTTACGACCGATCCCGTGATGCTCACTTTTGCGCAGAACTTCGGCCTTGTAATCTTTGTCTATGCGCTGGGTTTACAGGTAGGCCCGTCTTTTTTCCCTTCGCTCAAGAAGGGGGGCATTGCCCAGAATCTTATCTCTTTGGGATTAGTCCTGCTCACATTTCTCCTGTGCATCCTCCTTTATTATATCCTTGGCATTTCCATGCCCAATCTGATGGGTATCGTGGCCGGTGCCACTACCAATACACCTGCTTTGGGTGCTGCCCAAACGACCCTCCATCAGATCAATCCCGATGCCACGGCCGAAATGGCCGAAATGGCTCTGGCCTGTGCCGTTACTTATCCTTTGGGCGTTGTGGGTGTTATTATTGCTTTGGCCATGCTGAAAGTTATGATGCCGAAGGTCGAGGAACGAGACGATTCCGAGGCTCCCAAAGCCTTCTTCTCCGAATATGAAATCTGCAATCCTGCTTTGGATGGCAAGAGCGTTCGCGAAGTAGCACTTCTGCTCAAGCGTCCTTTCGTTATTACACGGGTCTGGCACAACGGTAAAGTCGAGATCCCTACCTCTGATATGATCCTCTATTTCGGCGATCACATCCTCGCTGTCTCCGGTGAAGAGGATACCTCACAACTCGAAATACTCTTCGGCAAGAGGGAAATGAAGGATTGGAACTGTCCCGATATAGACTGGAACAGTGTGGACAAACAGCTCGTATCACGCAGGCTGGTAATAACTCGCCCTAAGCTCAACGGCGTACGCCTCGGCATGCTGAAAATCCGCAACCTGTATGGGGTCAATATCAGTCGTGTGGACAGGGCCGGAGTAGAATTGCTGCCGGATAGAGATCTTCGCCTGCAGTTGGGTGACCGCCTGACCGTCGTTGGCGAAGGCAAGGCCGTAGAGCGTGTGGCCGAGATTTTGGGTGATGAGGTCAAACAGTTGGACAATCCTCATTTGACCACTTTGTTCGGAGGCCTTGTCTTGGGATGTGTTTTCGGCATGATCCCCTTCTATCTGCCCGGTGTCAGTATGCCTATCAAGCTGGGATTAGCCGGCGGCCCTATCATCATCGGTATTCTGATGGGAGCATTCGGGCCACGCTTCCACCTGACCACCTATGTAACCAACAGTGCCAATCTACTTCTGCGCCAATTCGGTATCATCCTCTATCTCGGTGGACTTGGATTGGCCAGCGGAGCCAATTTCTTCGATACCATTATCCACGGGGACGGCCTGCTTTGGGTCGGAACGGGCTTTTTGATTACGATGCTTCCTACGCTATTGGTCGGTTGGGCTTCTATCAAGTTGCTCCGCAACAGGTACGATGGCACAGCCGGTATGATATGCGGAAGTACGGCCAATCCGATGGCTCTCGACTATGTGAATAGCCAGCTCAAAGGTGACGGAGCCTCTGTGGTGTACGCCACCGTGTATCCGCTTTCGATGTTCGTCCGTATCATCTTCGCACAAATCATGATCCTCATCTTTGCATAG
- a CDS encoding dipeptidase: protein MNIRDYIRENEARFLEDLFALIRIPSVSAKSEHKPDMQRCAEHWRNHLLQVGAQKAEVFRTPGNPVVYAERIMDPKAKTILVYAHYDVMPPEPLELWKSEPFEPVIRDGHIWARGADDDKGQGMIQVKGFETALALGLVQCNVKFLFEGEEEIGSTNLEAFCRAHKEMLSADVIIVSDTSMVSAETPSLTTGLRGLAYWEMEVTGPNRDLHSGHFGGAVANPINELCKLIAGIVDENGRITIPHFYDDVVPLSNEERQMIAQVPFSEEKYCQALDIDTVFGEAGYSTLERNSCRPSFDVCGIWGGYTGEGAKTVLPSKAYAKVSSRLVANQDHEKISQMFIDYIRSVAPKHIKVKVTPLHGGEAYLCPIDLPAYKAAEEACTIAFGKRPLAVRRGGSIPIIATFEKVLGLKTVLMGFGLESNAIHSPNENMPLDIFRKGIESVAEFYRIYK from the coding sequence ATGAATATCAGAGACTATATCCGCGAAAACGAGGCACGCTTTCTGGAAGATCTTTTTGCCCTGATTCGCATCCCCTCGGTGAGTGCAAAAAGCGAACATAAACCCGATATGCAGCGTTGTGCCGAACACTGGCGCAACCATCTCCTACAAGTAGGGGCACAGAAAGCAGAAGTATTCCGGACACCGGGCAATCCGGTCGTCTATGCGGAACGAATAATGGATCCGAAAGCCAAAACCATACTTGTCTATGCTCATTACGACGTGATGCCTCCCGAGCCTTTGGAGCTATGGAAGAGCGAACCGTTCGAGCCGGTAATCCGCGACGGCCATATCTGGGCGCGTGGAGCTGACGACGACAAAGGGCAGGGTATGATCCAGGTGAAAGGATTCGAAACGGCTTTGGCTCTGGGTTTGGTACAGTGCAATGTGAAGTTCCTCTTCGAAGGTGAGGAAGAGATAGGCTCTACCAATCTGGAAGCATTCTGCCGCGCACACAAGGAGATGCTATCGGCAGATGTGATCATCGTATCCGATACGAGCATGGTAAGCGCAGAAACCCCGTCGCTAACGACCGGTCTGCGCGGACTGGCATATTGGGAAATGGAGGTGACCGGCCCGAACAGGGATTTGCACTCCGGACACTTCGGCGGTGCCGTGGCCAATCCGATAAACGAGCTGTGCAAACTTATTGCCGGCATCGTGGACGAGAACGGTCGCATCACGATCCCCCATTTCTACGATGATGTAGTACCACTATCGAATGAAGAGCGTCAAATGATCGCACAGGTACCTTTCTCCGAAGAAAAATACTGCCAGGCTCTTGACATAGACACCGTATTCGGGGAAGCCGGATACAGCACACTCGAGCGGAACAGCTGTCGCCCGTCATTCGACGTTTGCGGTATCTGGGGTGGCTATACGGGAGAAGGTGCTAAAACGGTATTGCCTTCGAAGGCTTACGCCAAAGTATCGTCACGATTGGTGGCCAATCAGGATCACGAGAAAATATCCCAAATGTTCATCGACTACATCCGGTCGGTGGCACCTAAGCATATCAAAGTGAAGGTGACTCCTCTGCATGGAGGGGAAGCATACCTCTGCCCTATCGATTTGCCGGCCTATAAAGCAGCCGAAGAGGCGTGTACCATCGCTTTCGGCAAACGACCGCTTGCCGTTCGTCGGGGTGGCAGCATTCCTATCATTGCTACGTTCGAGAAAGTATTGGGACTGAAAACCGTGCTGATGGGATTCGGATTGGAAAGCAATGCCATTCACTCGCCGAACGAGAATATGCCGCTGGACATCTTCCGTAAGGGAATCGAATCGGTAGCCGAGTTCTACCGCATATACAAGTAA
- a CDS encoding amidohydrolase, translating into MGILIKQALLEGVRQDIRIEGNRIVEVAPAIGCHADEIIDASSMAVIPGLQNCHTHSAMTIFRGYGDDLRLMDWLENWIWPVEAQMTEEDVYWGSKLACLEMIKSGTTAFLDMYAHTLATARAVEEMGLRAVLSSTLFDRGDQERARIDRERCYSLHEAFCSYSDRIHFSVGPHAIYTVSGEQLQFCHRFANEKNVLIHLHLSETEGEVRDCIAKFGTTPVRYLHKLGVLSPQLILAHSIWLDDEEMDLLAAHGCKVVHNPASNMKLASGYRFHYDEMRKRGIVIGLGTDGCSSSNNLDMIIAMKLAAFLGKAWRSDATAVKATDIYESATVDGARIMGTDTGVIAPGRLADLCLVRLDIPEMTPCHNFISNLVYSANGSAVDTTIVDGKILMRGRKVPGEEAILAGAAEAAYKLMAKAHKTHE; encoded by the coding sequence TTGGGCATATTGATAAAACAGGCACTGCTGGAAGGTGTCCGTCAGGATATCAGGATCGAGGGCAACCGTATTGTGGAGGTTGCTCCGGCGATTGGCTGTCATGCCGATGAAATTATAGATGCCTCTTCCATGGCCGTTATACCCGGGTTGCAAAACTGTCACACCCATTCGGCCATGACTATCTTCCGAGGCTACGGCGATGATCTGAGACTGATGGATTGGCTTGAGAACTGGATATGGCCGGTGGAAGCACAGATGACAGAGGAAGATGTCTACTGGGGTTCTAAGTTGGCCTGTCTGGAGATGATCAAGAGCGGTACGACTGCTTTCCTCGATATGTACGCTCATACCCTTGCCACAGCACGAGCAGTAGAAGAGATGGGCTTGCGTGCCGTACTATCATCCACGCTCTTCGACAGAGGAGATCAGGAGCGTGCTCGCATCGACAGAGAACGCTGCTACAGTCTGCACGAAGCATTCTGCTCCTATAGCGACAGGATCCATTTTTCGGTAGGGCCTCATGCCATTTATACCGTAAGCGGAGAGCAATTGCAATTCTGTCATCGCTTCGCGAATGAGAAAAATGTGCTGATACACCTACACCTATCGGAGACAGAAGGAGAAGTCCGGGACTGCATCGCTAAGTTCGGTACCACTCCTGTCAGGTATCTGCACAAACTGGGCGTACTATCGCCCCAACTAATCTTGGCTCATAGCATCTGGCTGGATGATGAGGAAATGGACTTGCTGGCAGCTCATGGCTGTAAGGTGGTACACAATCCGGCTTCGAATATGAAATTAGCCTCCGGCTATCGCTTCCACTATGACGAGATGCGCAAGCGCGGAATAGTCATAGGTCTTGGTACCGATGGATGCTCCTCTTCCAACAATTTGGATATGATCATCGCCATGAAGCTGGCCGCCTTTCTCGGCAAAGCTTGGCGTTCGGATGCTACGGCAGTGAAAGCAACCGACATATACGAAAGTGCGACAGTAGATGGAGCTCGAATCATGGGTACGGATACCGGTGTCATAGCTCCGGGACGCTTGGCAGATCTGTGTCTGGTACGTCTGGACATCCCGGAAATGACTCCCTGCCACAACTTCATATCCAACTTGGTTTATTCTGCCAATGGCAGTGCAGTGGACACGACTATTGTAGATGGGAAGATCCTGATGCGCGGACGTAAAGTACCCGGAGAGGAAGCCATATTGGCCGGCGCAGCTGAAGCTGCATACAAACTGATGGCAAAGGCCCACAAAACACACGAATGA
- a CDS encoding purine nucleoside phosphorylase I, inosine and guanosine-specific — translation MKLQEQHYHEAASFLSSRLPGDAKTAIILGSGLGELAEKIENKTVIPYNEIPHFAQATAVGHKGNIIGGILGGTPVVAMQGRFHYYEGYSMDQVTFPIRVMKLLGIENLFVSNAAGGINTSFKVGDLMIICDHINNLPNPLIGPNMDMFGVRFPDMTRAYDREFIAKAKGIAQELNIPVKEGVYVGLTGPSYETPAEYKFWGQVGGDAIGMSTVPEVIVARHTGIRVFGMSVITNEGYHFADDFVNDEQDVIRAANAASEKMGAIFARLIAAV, via the coding sequence ATGAAACTCCAAGAACAGCATTACCACGAGGCAGCATCTTTCCTGTCCTCTCGTCTACCGGGCGATGCCAAAACGGCTATAATACTGGGTAGCGGCTTAGGCGAACTGGCCGAAAAAATCGAAAACAAGACCGTCATCCCCTACAATGAGATACCTCATTTCGCCCAAGCTACGGCTGTAGGGCACAAGGGTAATATCATCGGAGGAATCTTAGGCGGCACTCCTGTCGTTGCCATGCAGGGGCGCTTTCATTATTACGAAGGATATTCGATGGATCAGGTGACGTTCCCCATCAGGGTTATGAAGTTGCTGGGCATAGAAAATCTTTTCGTATCGAATGCTGCCGGCGGCATCAACACCTCTTTCAAGGTGGGAGACCTGATGATCATTTGCGATCACATCAACAACTTACCCAATCCATTGATCGGGCCTAATATGGATATGTTCGGCGTTCGATTCCCCGATATGACACGAGCTTATGACCGAGAGTTCATCGCTAAAGCCAAAGGCATAGCTCAAGAACTGAATATCCCGGTCAAAGAGGGTGTGTATGTAGGTCTTACAGGCCCCTCCTACGAAACGCCTGCCGAATACAAATTCTGGGGACAAGTGGGTGGCGATGCCATCGGTATGAGTACGGTACCGGAAGTAATCGTAGCTCGACATACGGGTATTCGTGTTTTCGGTATGTCCGTAATCACGAATGAAGGCTACCACTTTGCCGATGACTTCGTCAATGACGAGCAGGATGTTATCCGTGCAGCCAATGCCGCATCCGAAAAGATGGGCGCGATCTTTGCTCGACTGATCGCTGCCGTTTGA
- a CDS encoding HU family DNA-binding protein: MIGYVSKQSKVANKDGKRVWYPQTVASGRVIDTKRVARELAARSGASEGDVHGILHDLGLVLRDYLSTGARVVLDGVGSFRITANARGKGVEKKEDVSPRQFNSIRVAFYPEKRVNQSTHTTNVTLIDPNLRFVYVKNPKDAAGNASSQTNTPDSPTPPDGGGEQGSQGGGL, from the coding sequence ATGATTGGATATGTATCCAAGCAATCAAAAGTTGCCAATAAAGATGGCAAAAGAGTGTGGTATCCTCAGACTGTGGCTTCGGGTCGCGTCATCGATACCAAAAGAGTAGCACGCGAACTTGCTGCACGTTCGGGTGCATCCGAGGGGGATGTACATGGCATCCTGCATGACTTGGGACTCGTGCTGCGGGACTATCTCTCCACAGGGGCGCGCGTGGTATTGGACGGAGTAGGTTCCTTCCGGATCACAGCCAACGCACGTGGCAAAGGTGTGGAGAAGAAAGAGGATGTATCGCCTCGTCAGTTCAACAGCATCCGTGTGGCTTTCTATCCGGAGAAGCGGGTGAATCAGTCCACTCACACTACCAACGTGACGCTGATCGACCCCAATCTGCGGTTCGTCTACGTGAAGAATCCGAAAGATGCGGCAGGCAACGCCTCTTCACAGACGAATACGCCCGACAGCCCTACACCACCGGACGGTGGTGGCGAACAGGGGTCGCAGGGTGGCGGATTGTAG